A genomic stretch from Arachis stenosperma cultivar V10309 chromosome 3, arast.V10309.gnm1.PFL2, whole genome shotgun sequence includes:
- the LOC130965736 gene encoding uncharacterized protein LOC130965736 yields the protein MENKKFWDLAKESAAMLYNEKDDIMAILQEQNEEIAQKRRGLRGDGKLRMVKDLKRKYRLNLLGLIETKRQLVTIFDVLKIWENGAGWEYVGSNGAFGGLLLVWDDGFFNMRNCYKEERWLCVEWILLENNVNCAFFLVYGSHSRDEKLVVWKKLSYIAGLCQGPCCFLGDFNEIVQVEEKRGTDRLPLSAEDFKDWINNMGLLDLPITDRKFTWFRGRSCSCIDRALVSLEWLDVFLDSRLRGGPWGLSDHCPIIVEDKRIRDGPRPFQSLDSWFTHERFLRMVKEE from the exons atggaaaataaaaaattttgggaTTTAGCCAAAGAATCAGCAGCTATGCTGTATAATGAAAAAGATGATATTATGGCTATCCTCCAAGAACAGAATGAAGAAATTGCTCAAAAGAGAAG GGGGTTAAGGGGTGATGGGAAGTTGAGGATGGTGAAGGACCTAAAGAGAAAATATAGGTTGAATTTGTTAGGCCTAATAGAGACTAAAAGACAATTAGTAACCATATTTGATGTCTTAAAAATTTGGGAGAATGGTGCGGGGTGGGAATATGTGGGGTCTAATGGTGCGTTTGGTGGGCTGTTGTTAGTATGGGATGATGGCTTCTTTAATATGAGAAACTGCTATAAAGAGGAGAGGTGGTTATGTGTTGAATGGATATTGTTGGAAAATAATGTGAACTGTGCTTTCTTCTTGGTTTATGGTTCgcattcaagagatgaaaaacTTGTTGTGTGGAAGAAATTGAGTTACATAGCAGGTTTGTGTCAGGGTCCATGTTGCTTCTTGGGGGACTTTAATGAGATTGTACAGGTGGAGGAAAAGCGAGGCACTGATAGGCTACCTCTATCGGCAGAAGATTTCAAGGATTGGATAAATAACATGGGTTTGTTGGACTTGCCGATTACTGACCGTAAGTTTACATGGTTCAGAGGGCGATCTTGTAGCTGTATTGATAGAGCTTTGGTTAGCTTGGAATGGCTTGATGTATTCCTTGATTCTCGCTTAAGAGGGGGTCCATGGGGCTTGTCAGATCACTGTCCTATTATAGTGGAGGATAAGAGGATAAGGGATGGCCCAAGACCATTTCAAAGTCTAGATTCGTGGTTCACACATGAAAGATTTCTGAGGATGGTTAAAGAGGAATAG